The genomic segment GACTGCCACAGGGACGAGCCCGACGGGAACGCGTTCGTGTGAGGTAAGAGGCGACGGTGAAACGCACTAGATCGCTACTAAAAGTCAAACGCACACGAACGAAATATGATCGATCGCGCACCTCCCTCCCGTCTCACCACCACCGCTCCAGGCGCACGCTTCGCTTCGGCAGACCCAGCTTCAACAGCGTCTTCTCCATGGCGTCCGACATCTTCGGCGGACCGCACAGAAACGCGACCACGTCCGTCCCGGACCTACcctcgctcaccgccgcggcgcgcagccgGTCGATCGCCCTCCCGAGTGCCTTCTTATCGATTCGTCCGTCGCGAGTGATCGCGCCCTGGCCGCACGTGTCGGAATCGTCCCACTgttccgcctcctccgcctggTGTTTTGgttttttggttttttggttttttgcgggtgacgccggcgtggacgacgcgttgGGGACGACGGTTAAACTCGCCACCGCCaggtcgacgagctccggcTTGGTCATCATGTCCAGGCCGAGGTCCATGCCCACCGATTGAAGGTGCGCGTGGAGCTCCGCGGTGGTCATGGCCTCGAActgcgccttggcggcgacggtgtctcggcccgcggcggttcggtgaaagacgcactcgaacgcgccgtcgcttCTCAGCGCCATATCCCGCACCCTGCCGCTCAGGGCGTGCTCGGTCTTCTCGCTGTACAGCAACACCGCCCGAAGGTGCCTTctgcgacgtccgccgcgtccgttcgcgtccgacccgtcctcgccccgcgcccccccggCTGTGGTGAGCGAACTCGAACTCCGCTCCAGCATCGTCTCGAGCATGGCGCACAGCGGGCTGATGCCTATGCCGCCCGCGACCATGAGCAGCGgggcgtccccgtcctcgtgcGACATAAAAAActcgcccccgacgcgcacCCGTACCTCGTCTCCGGGCTTGGCTCCGTCGTGGATCCAGTGCGACGTCCCTTGGGTGCGGGACTGCTTGCACGCCACGTCGAAGgttccgtcgcgagcgagctgcccgggggacgacgcgatcgagtACCCCCCCGGCTTGTCCACGCCCGGGGCGTAGAAATCGACCCACTGTCCGGGTCTGAACGCGAACTCGCCGCCCTCTACGCTCTTCGTCGGCACGCGCAGTCGAAGCAGCTTCACCGCCGACGTCTCCTGCACCACactcgcgacggtggcgacgatcgtgccgtcaccgccgttcCCGTTCGTCGCTTTCCCCTCCAGCGTTATTACGGAACCGTCGATTCCCttcgcggggcgcggcgcggggcccgGACCTTTCGCGGGGACGCTCGAGCCGCACCCCATGAGACTTCAGCGACCTCGGGAGCGAAGCCCCTGGTCGATACGAGCCGACAAGCGCCGTGCAAActgcggagaaggcggaggggGTCACCGCGTGAAACTAAAACGTCAACTCCGAGGCAGAGGCGAGGTTGACAGTTGACCTCGCTGGTGAGAGCCCCGGCCGCCCCAAATCCGGAAAATCCTTTCAAACCACGCCATtcccccggcgcgctcaGAACGCAGGTGCGCGTCGCGTGACTCGATCCGATCGAGCGACATGGGGAAGAGCGACGGCTACGATAAGAAAGCGCCCTGGTGAGCGCCCTCGaccctccctcgcgcgcgcccggggtcGCCTCGTGATTCGATTATCCGTTTGCCGCGTGCACTTTGATTCACGCCTCGCGCCCCACTCTCGCGACTGacccgtcgcctccttcgccccCTCAACGATGCTCAGCCCGCTCGGCACCGGCACCAAGTTGGTGCGGGTCGGCGGCCAGCTCGTGTGCGTGGCGCACAAGCACGAGCCCACCGGGTACAAGGCTCCCGGAGCGTACGGCAGCAAGGTTGTGTTCGACGGGGAGAGCACGTCCAAGGCTGCGCTCGCTTCGGTGCGAACGATTGGGCCCaagacgacgaagaagaagctcgaACCCTAccacccgctcgccgccaggaACCGGCCGAAGCATCAGACGGAGAACATCGCGTCATCCAGGTTCGGGGTGCCGAAGGGGTTCACGGAGACGTACAGGAACAGCAGCCAAATCAACCTCGGAGACGGTCACCCGGATTCGAGCAAGccgtggaggacgacgaacCAGATTTACACGAACCGCACGCTCATGACGGGGAAGGTTGGCATCGAGACCAACGAGGGAATCTTCGCCGagtgcgcggcgctgacccACAGCAAGTTTCGCAACTGAGAGGGAGGGGAAGAGGCGACGGGACTAGACGCCGCATTGTGCTAATAAGTAGCACCACTGTAAAGTATCAGATTCTAACACCCAAACCAACACTCCATCACGCGCGAGCCGAAGCATGACCTCGGTATTGGATGTCCGGGTGCTCGCGTCGAGAGCCCCACGCGCTCGTACCTCGACGCCACGACGTCCTTGGCGAGGTGCGACCctgacgcggcgcgcctcaaccaccgaggcgagcgcgacgctcgggACGCGATACACGTACCTCGGTGGGAACTCCTGGTTCGCTCGGATGGGCGTTTCGGGGGTCAAGGTCCTCTGCGACCCTTGGCTCGTGGGAGATCTGACGTTTTGGGACCTGCCCGCGTTGTACACGGGTCGCAAAGCGTCGCTGGAGGGATCGAACGACTGGATGAGGGTCGCCGAGACCGCCGATGTCATCTTGTTATCGCAATCTTGGGAGGACCACTGTCACAAGCCGACCCTGCGCGAGCTGCCAAAGGATATTCCAGTGGTGGGATCACCGGCAGCCGTCGAGGTGGCGAAAGAATTGGGCTTCTCTAACGCCACGCCCCTGAAAGCGAACTCTCAGGTGAGGGTCAGGCCCCGGGGCGACACCGACGAGGCCAGAGAAGGGGCTCTATCCATCGTAGCCGTAGCTGGGGCCCTCGTGGGGCCGCCTTGGTCGACTCGGGAGGCTGGATTCATCCTCGCCGATGGATCCGAGGGCGCACGGGTATACTACGAGCCGCACTGCTCGTACGTCCCCGAGTCCGTCAAGGCGGGTTTGAGGGCGGTGGGTGGCAGGGTGGACTGCGTCGTCACGCCGGTGCGAAGCGTGAACGTCGTCGGCTTCCCGCTGGTCAGCGGAGGGAGCGAAGCCGCGGATCTTTTAGAGTGTTTGAATCGACCGGGGCTGGTGATACCGCTGCGAAACGGCGAGTTGAAGCAGGACGGAGTGAGCGCTGGGCTGCTCGGGACGGATGGGACCACGGGGGaggggttcgcggcgctctgCGACGAGCGTTTCGGCGCGGGCAAGGTGGAAGTGAGGATGCCCACGCCGGGAGTCGCGATCGACTTTTAGCTTGAGGAGTAAACGTGTTCTCTGACTTTTAGTGTGAGGAGTAAACGTGTTCTCTTCAAAAGCTATAATCCTACGCGGCGAGGAGTACGggcgggctcgcggcggcgctgctccGAGGTTGGGGGCCTGGAGAACTTTGGCtttccgtctccgtcgtctcccgacgcagccgccgaTCCGGAGGGCACGACGGGCGTAGCCGGAACGCTTCGTCGACCCGGCGTGACAATCTGTGCCctctgcgtcgccgccctctgagcctccttctcccgctgcaacctcgccgcctcgtcttTCTGCGCCTGTTTATCTTCCATCTCCTTCTTcatcttctccttctcctccctcTGCCTCGCCTTGCTctgcgcgagggacgagtGGGACTCCTTTATGCTGAAAAACATCGgacccgcctccgccagccAGTGCGGCTCAACCGCCGAGACGCACTGCATGTACTCCTTGCTGGTCATCACCAGCTCGTGGTATATGACGTAGTCGGGGGTGTACCCGAGGCCgtacagcgacgacgacgggtgcaGGTGACAGGGCATGCCGTTGCGGCAGTTGACGTACTCGCCGACACCCttcagcctcgccgcctgaTGGAAATAGGCGGAACAGAGCGCACGACGGCAGAGGTCCCAGTCGCCTCCCGCGCTGATGAGTTGGATCTTCTGCGTTTTCATGATATCGAGTAGctgcgcgcgcacctcgcggcccTTCTTGAGTCCCTTGCCCTGAATGTAGTGGCGGTTGCACCAGTCGGTGCGGTACCCGTTATTCTTCCACTGCTGGTAGACGTTGAGCAGGGTGAGGTGGTCGCTCTCTGGCACGAAGAACTTCTCTCTCGCTGCGTCAGATTCCTCCTCCCTGTCCTTGGGCCTAAACCAGATGGGGGGCACGGACAACATCGCGATGACGGTGAGGATCTCGTTCGAACACTTGAgctcctcagccttgagcAGCATCTGCGCCAGCGGCGGGTCCACGGGAAACTCCACCATCTTGGCACCCATCCGCGTCAAGCCGCCGGTGTTATCCAGCGCGCCCAGGATCCACAGCTGGTACATGCTGTTCAGGATGTTATCCTGCGGGGGTGGGTCCATAAAGTCAAAGTCCAGGAGGTTCTCCACGTTGAGGGACTTGAGAAGCAGCACCACGTTCCCGAGGTTAGTGCGCTGAATCTCTGGCACCGTCATGGCGAGCATCTCGTGCTTGAACGCCATCTCCGTGTACAACCTGTAGCACGTGCCCGGTCCGgtacgacccgcgcgaccctTGCGCTGGTTAACCGCAGCCTGGGAGCAAGGGAAAATCTGCAGCGCGTTCATGCCCATCCTGGGGTTATAGACGCTCAGCTTGCAATAGCCCGTGTCCACGACGTACATGACGCCGTCCAGCGTGAGCGAAGTTTCGGCAATGTTGGTGGACACCACGCACTTCCGAATACCTCCCGGAGCCTCCTGGAAGATCTTCGCCTGCAGATCCGACGGCAACTGCGAGTAGATGGGTAAGACGGAGAGGGGAGGGCACGTTCCAACCTTGGTCAGCTGCTCCAGCCTCTCCTCGAGCGCATACGCCACAGTCTCAATTTCCTCCTGGCCGGTCATGAAGATGAGGATATCACCGGGGGGGTACGCGATGTGGATGGCGAGCGCCTGTTTCACCGCGCCCTCCACGTAGTCCTCCACCGGGGTCTTGCTGTACAGTGTCTCCACCGGGAAGGTCCTGCCCGGGATGTTGAATATGGGCACCGACCCGAAAAAGTTGGAGAACTTTTCAGAGTTGAGGGTGGCAGAGGTGACGATGAGCCGGaaatcgcggcggcgcgcgacaaCCTTCTTGAGGATGCCAAAGAGCACGTCCGTGTGCAGCGAGCGCTCGTGAGCTTCGTCCATGATGATGCAGCTGTACGTGTCCAGGTCGCTCTCCCTCAGCGTCTCCCTCAGCAGCACACCGTCGGTCATGTACTTGATGATGGTGTCCGGTCCCGTGCAGTCCTCAAAACGAATGGCATAGCCAACCTTGGAGCCGAGCTCGCACCCCATCTCCTCAGACacgcgcttcgcgacggacatcgccgccacgCGCCTAGGCTGCGTGCAACCGATCATGCCGAACGTGGAGTATCCCTCCTCGTGCATGTACTGGGTCATCTGCGTGGTCTTTCCGGAGCCAGTCTCGCCCACCACGACCACGATGTTGTTCTCTCGGATGACGTGCATGAGGTCCTCGCGGCAGCCGTACACGGGCAGAAACTCCCTCTGCTCCTTCATGGTCTTCTCCTTGGCAAACTCCGATCGAGCCACCGTCTTATCCTTCATGTGGTCGCCAAACTTGGCACCCTTCCTGaagtcgagctcgccgtcctcgttgagcggctcgtcgtccgcgtcgcgctcgccgtagTGGTCGCCCGCCTGCTTGcgctgcgcctcggcggcggcggctgcttcGTCATCCTCCTTCTTGGTCGTGCCCGTCACGTTGCCCATCTTGGACCCCTTCATCTCCCAGAACCTGTCCCTGCTCTTGTTCTCATCCCTCTTGGTCCGCACCTCCTTCATGAGGTTGGATCCCTTGCGCGCGATCATGGCCATGTCGCTGGTGGCGTCCTTGACCGGCAGGACCATCTCCGCCTTCTTGGTGCTCAGCCAAGCCTTACCCTCTAGGAACGGGGGCTTCATGTCGTGCACCAGCAGCATCACCCggttctcctcctccgtctcaAAGTCCAGGTCCACCTCCTTTCGAACAACCACGCCGGAGTTGAGCATCCTGTTCTCCTCCCACGCGTTGTGATCGGCGTGGATGCCGGCCATCTTCTTCGACTGCGCCAAAGTCATcggccgcccgtcgcgccgcgtgaGCCGCTTCTGAtacgcctcctccttctgctTAACCTTTTgatcgtcgtccgcgccgatgaAAGGgttgaacgcgtcgccgtgcccgccacctccctcgtcgtcgtcgtaccacgcgcggtcgaggtccttctcggcggcgttggacgcACCCCCCCCTGCGGGCATGGGCCgaaacccgccgccgtcgtcgtcgtcaacgaTGTGTTCGCCGTACGTCTCAACAGCCGTCTTTTGCGCGGGTTTGTTCATCcactcgttcgcggcgtagCTCGGGGTACCGAGCGGGGTGCCCTCGATCTCGAACGTGGCCCTGTGCGAAGACGAACCGCCGTGAGATGCCCTGGACGAtcccggcgtcggggcgctgttcctcgccgacgcgggttgCGGCGCGGAGAAATCCCACGAGCCGCCGCTGGTGAACCGGTCCGTCGCGCGATcggtccacggcgacgcggacgccgtcgccgtcgcccccgcccccgccggggtCTCCTCCCACTCCCCGTCGTCAccacccccgtcgccgtttcCCCCTCTCTTGCGACGCGCCAGGATAGCCTCCATCCCGGCGCGATCCCTGCCCGGCGTCCGGTCGGATGCGCCCCCCCtcgcggtgccgccgccgccgccgccgccgccgccgccgaagccctGGCCCCAGTCCGCGTTGCCGTACGACccgccaccccgcgcgccccgccccgtgCGATCCCGCgagtcgtcgcgtcgaccccgcgcggacgatccgcccgcgtccccgtcTCGAGACGagccccggcgtcgatgatCGCCGTCCCGGGCCCCTCGACGATCGCTGTCCCTCGACCTGTCCCGGCCTCGATCCTGGCTCCTGGCGGTGACCCCGCGGTTTCTGTCCTTCCTGCGCTCGTCgatctcgcggcgcgcctcctcgttcAGCCCGCCCGGGTGGCTCGGGGtctcgacgcggtggccgcggaACTGGCGCTTGGACGGATTattgccgagggtgccgcccctcgcggtggtggacTGCTGACCCATCggcttgtcgtcgtcgtcgttcccgccgccgccgccgagctcgtcgtcctccatcATGGACGTgcgcttcctcgccgcggattCCTTCGCCtggttcgccgcgcgcttctcccgcgcgagccggtCCAGGCCCAGCAGCGAGCCACCGCCGGGaggcctcggcgccggggcggcgaagACATGCTTCTCCTTGTTCGCGTcctcggtgccgtcggcggtggcgggctTGCCCTCGTCGGAGGACATCTGGGAGCGACGCCTGGAAGTCCTCCCCTCTCTCCTTTCCCTCGGTCCCTCGAAGCTCGGCTCGGCCGAGCAGAGAGATCTGCGCTTTTAGGTCAGCCCGGTGATGAAGCCCAACTGCCCAAACTGCCAAATGCAAGCCAGCCGGGGAGAGGCCGAAATCTGCGGGACCGAATTTTATTGACGACGATAGACCATCGTTTCTTGAGTCAGTTGATGTCACGAATGCGGAATCCCACACTCCGCGACCGAAATCACGGCGCTGAGAAACGCTCCGTGACACGACCCGAGTCATCGCACGGCCGACGCACCCACACGACGCCActgcagcgcgcgcgtcgttccaCGGCACACGCACACGCACGAGACGCAAACGTCACGTATCGTCGAATCGATATCGACGCACACGTGTTGGATACGCATCCGCGCGAACGACCGAACGAGCGTTCTCCGGTCCCCATCGTTGACCGCGGCACCGACGTCTCCGAGGCCGGCACATCTCCCGCTGCAGGCGCCGAACGATAGGCCAgtgagcgcgcgcgaacaTGTCAGGAGCCccggagcgcgagctcctgaCCCGATTTGAGGTTCAGAAGTTCCTCGGCAAGGGTAGCTACGGCAGCGTGTGAGTATACCGCCAGCATTCGGCGTCTTCCGTCCGGCGTCGACCGGCGTTACGGAGGTTTTTCCCTCGCTTCGCCAGCACCGGAGGTTGTTACCGTGGACCCATCGGCGTTGGCGCGAGGGCATCCGACGTCAATGCGGGACTTTCCCCACGCGTTGGATGCGACGGATGCGATCACGATAACTCGATGAAGCACCTGAGCGCATCGATTCGAACCATCGCCGGTcgcttcatcgccgcgcgcgcatcctccGGGCAGCGTCGACCGGGCCTTAAGTTTTTTCCCCAGCCAGGTTCCCCCGCGGTTCCGCGGGCTAGAtggcgccacccgcggggTCTCCGAGCGCCTAAATCGACTCCACGTGCTGACTAACCTCACCCGTTCCTTTCCCATGCTTCAGGtatcgcgtccgccgtctgAGCGACAACAAGATCTACGCGTTGAAGGAGACGAACGTGCGCAATCTCTCCCAGCAGGAGCGCCAGGATGCGGTCAACGAGATTCGCCTGCTCGCGTCGGTTCAGCAGAACACGGCCATCAGCGGCTTCCACGAGGCGTTCATCGACGGCAACCGCCTATGCATCGTCATGGAGTACGCACCCTTCGGTGATCTCTCCAGGGCGCTGCGCAAGCGCCAGGCTCAGCGCAAGCTTCTCCCCGAGGACCTCATCTGGTCCTACTTCATCCAGATTGCCAGGGGCCTCCAGGCGCTCCACTCGCAGAAGATCCTTCACCGCGACGTGAAGACGGCGAACGTGCTGCGCATGTCCGGCGAGGTTGTCAAGCTCGgggacctcggcgtcgcgaagcTGATGAAGAACAACATGACCAACACCCAGATTGGCACCCCTCACTACATGCCCCCGGAGGTTTGGAGGAACAGGCCGTACACCTTCAACTCGGACGTCTGGGCACTCGGATGCGTCCTGTTCGAGATGTGCACCTTCACCGTGCCCTTCGAGGCGAGGAGCATGGAGGAGCTCAGGTTCAAGGTTATGAAGGGAAAGATCCCCGCGCTGCCCCAGGTGTACAGCGGAGACATGCAGAAGATGGTCAAGTGGCTCATGATCCTCGAGCCCTCGCAGCGACCCAACATCGACGCGGTTCTCGACCACCCcagcgttcgccgccgcgcgcacctcgcgcccgagcccgagcccgccgtgCCCCAGCCCACCAACGCCGTCGGAGGTGAGCCCAGCAGCGCGGTCACCCTCGGGACCATCAAGGTTCCCAAGAACCTTCGCATGCTCAAGAAGCGACTGCCGGCGCCCAACTACCCAGACCaggctccgccgccgccgcccgcgcccgtcgcggctgcCCCCGCGCAGATTCCCAggccgcccgtcgtcgccgcgcccgagcccgcgctcAAGCCCCATGATGACGACGCCCAGAGCGTGAGGAGCTCCGGGAGCTCGGGGTCTGGCGGCTCtggcggctccggcggctcTGGCAGATCCGGTGGCTCTGGGGGATCTGAGGGATCGCGAGAAGACCGACCCGCCGTGGCGCACAACGACCGCGGGGGATACAACTACGGCCGACCCGTGGGCGTCAGCCGACCTAACGTCGGCGAGTACGCCAGGGGCGTGAAGGTCCCGGTGAGCAAGcagcacgacgtcgcggaacggaagcccgcggtggcgaggccgttcgccgcggctggaCCCTCCGCCGCTGCCGCGAGGGGTATCAGGCCCGAgatggaggcgagggagaggcTGGAGCGGGGCGTGAAGGACCTGCAGAGCGTgagggaggacgccgccgcgcgagttgAGCGGGCAAAGGCTGTGCTGGCGCGTGCGGGCCTCGTGCCCGCGGGTATCAAGGGACCCGGCGAGAAGgagaacgtcgccgccgatcgacTCGGGGCGCTGAAGAACATGCGCGTCAATGGAGCTGGCGTGGATGCGGGGGACAAGGTTGGAGTCGCGGGGAGGCGCGTGGGGCTGAGCAACAGGGAAGAAGGCGCGAACAGGCGTGTTGGGCTTCCGCCGTCTCAGATGGGACAGGGTTACGGTGGGGTTTACGCGCAGAGGCCGCAGAGgcggcccgcgccgtcgagaaATTTTTATTTCTGAGCGCGGGTTGACGCGCTCTTTGGGAGGGGAACTGTCTTGATGTCTACCATAGGCAAAACATACCGTCTTAGACACAGAAGGGGTTGCGTTCGATGTGACCCTCGGTGTAAATTATCGTAGTTGAGATGGATCAACACCTTTGCTTTGTTTGTTTGAAACCCCGCTGCTAGTTACGAAGCCACCGCCAGGCGCTTGAGGTGCTCCATGAACACCTGCAGCGACACGTCATCGGTGAAGATGATGTCGCTGCTCCCTCCTCCCATCCCCGCGCTGTTGTAGGTCGCACTTGGgttgagcttggcgagcaAGAACCGCGCCTGGCTCCCGTGCTGGTCGCAGTCCACCAGCCTCGGCACCGGGAACCTTCTCCCCAAAATCTCCTGAGCATCCGCCTTGGGCGCCTCGAGCAGCTGCTTGAACGCCTCGTGCTCAGGCTGCTCCTGGTAGTTGGCCTTGCGCCACTGCGCGATGGTTTGACCGTGGAAGATGACCACCGAGAAGTACGCATCCAGGACGAGGATCCGATCCGGTGCGATGGAGCACACGTCGAGCAGCACCGGCTCGGGGGGACCGTTGAACGAGTACGCCATCAACGTGGGCTGGATCATGACCAGGGAGTTGAGGACGTTCTCGCGCCACAGAATCATGCGGTAGTACGCGGTCTCGTCCGGGGAGTTGTTGAACACCTGGACAAACTGGGACCTGCGCAGGTTGAACATGAACTGGGGGTAGATGGAGAACTGGGGCATGAGCTGGAACGACGCTGGGTCATCCTTGCGGTAGTCACCGAACCTCTGGCACAGGCGGATGAGCGAACGATCAAGCCAcctggtcgccgcggggcagTCGAACTCATCCTCCGTCTCCATCTTCCACGTGAGCTGCctggcgatgagcgccgcgccagcctcctGGTCGAAACCCGCCGCGATGTCGTTGACGTTGGCACCCTCCGTCCACCGCCTTGTGGTGGTTGTGACCCTCAGGCGCGTCTCCCCGCTCGGCACCGTGCACATGGTGACAAACTGCAGGAAGAACTGCTGCGACTGCTGCTGGGGCGCCGTTTGCGTTCCGTCCTTTCCGTCGCCCCTGTTTGCGGGCTCAAAGAACACCGCCAGGCTGGTGTCGTTGCTCAGCGAGCACAGCTTCCACGCGGTTGTTCCCCCGCTGCCCACGGGCACATCCGCGATGGCTCCAGGGAGGGTCTTCttgtccagcgccgcgcacggccCAACGCAACCCGCGGTCTTGACGTCGCGCGAGGTGATCACCTCGAAGACGCCCCCGCTGCTCACCCCGAGCGCATCCTCCCCTTCGGTGGTAAACATCCGCGCGAACGATGTCTTGAACACAGTATTGGCAAATGACTCTGCGAGCACCACCATCCCTCCGGTCTTCTCCGCGCACACCTTCATCTCCGCCAAACCCACTTGATCGAGCGAGCACGCGAACACGTCCAGACAGTGCCCGTTggtgcacagctgtgtcgccacCGTCTCGTAGTACTTGGTCGCTTTCGTCatgaacggcgccgcgccctttGCGATGTCCTTGtgcgagcgcatcgccgtctcgagctccttACCCACAacctggccgccgccgtccgtcgcgggacCACCCACGAACAGCATCGCACGAGCGGGAGTGTTggagacggacgaggcgaGCAGCGTCGcggccaccgccaccgctgTTCCCGTGCACCTCGCCGGCCGGCAGTCGGGCAGGGCGCTGAAAGAATCCCTGGacagctcctcgagcacgGACGTGAGCTGAAACTCGCAGTCGGCGAGGGGCACCAGGAACTTGGACTGGTGGCCGGTGACCGCGGCACCGTTCGTCTGCTGCTGCCcgggcctcggcctcgctCCGCCGGTCGATCGGAAGAGCTGATCCTGGATCTGCTGCGACGTGAACTCCTTGGACCCTCGGAACACGTACGATTTGGGGCACTCGTCGAAAccgagctcgtggacgtggacgtgcgTCCCGTACGTGATCAGACCCACGGACGCGTTCTCCGGCAGCAGCGATAGCGCCTGCGTCAGGGACTGCTTCAGCGCGCCGAGTTCCTCCTCGATGAGGCACACGTCCACCACGAACATgtacgccggcggcgacgccgcgggcctcTGGAGCTGGTACTCGATGGTGGTGTAGGTGGGGAACAGCTCGGCGGGGAGGTTGGTCTCGCTGATGGACGCGTAGTGCTGGGGAAAGTGGTTTCGCGTGTAGCAAAAGGGACAGATCCACAGCTTCGCGTTGAAGTCCACCCGCGCGTACGGGTTGAGGCACGCCGCGCAACCCTTGCACCGAACGGGATCGTAGGGCACGACGGGCATCTCGGGCAGAACCTTGCGCGGGGTGACCAGCGCGCCGAAGGGAACGACGCACTTCTGTGCCTCCATCCTGGAGTTGGGCCAGACGTTCCTGTCGTGGTAAAAGAGTGGGAGTTCAAGGGCGCGGAGGTCAGATCGTGGAAGCGGAATCGGGCAGTCGGGGCTGGCCCCAGAATTATTCCGCAACGGCACGCTTAATGCCGCGC from the Micromonas commoda chromosome 8, complete sequence genome contains:
- a CDS encoding predicted protein, with product MGCGSSVPAKGPGPAPRPAKGIDGSVITLEGKATNGNGGDGTIVATVASVVQETSAVKLLRLRVPTKSVEGGEFAFRPGQWVDFYAPGVDKPGGYSIASSPGQLARDGTFDVACKQSRTQGTSHWIHDGAKPGDEVRVRVGGEFFMSHEDGDAPLLMVAGGIGISPLCAMLETMLERSSSSLTTAGGARGEDGSDANGRGGRRRRHLRAVLLYSEKTEHALSGRVRDMALRSDGAFECVFHRTAAGRDTVAAKAQFEAMTTAELHAHLQSVGMDLGLDMMTKPELVDLAVASLTVVPNASSTPASPAKNQKTKKPKHQAEEAEQWDDSDTCGQGAITRDGRIDKKALGRAIDRLRAAAVSEGRSGTDVVAFLCGPPKMSDAMEKTLLKLGLPKRSVRLERWW
- a CDS encoding predicted protein, yielding MGKSDGYDKKAPCPLGTGTKLVRVGGQLVCVAHKHEPTGYKAPGAYGSKVVFDGESTSKAALASVRTIGPKTTKKKLEPYHPLAARNRPKHQTENIASSRFGVPKGFTETYRNSSQINLGDGHPDSSKPWRTTNQIYTNRTLMTGKVGIETNEGIFAECAALTHSKFRN
- a CDS encoding predicted protein, giving the protein MTSVLDVRVLASRAPRARTSTPRRPWRGATLTRRASTTEASATLGTRYTYLGGNSWFARMGVSGVKVLCDPWLVGDLTFWDLPALYTGRKASLEGSNDWMRVAETADVILLSQSWEDHCHKPTLRELPKDIPVVGSPAAVEVAKELGFSNATPLKANSQVRVRPRGDTDEAREGALSIVAVAGALVGPPWSTREAGFILADGSEGARVYYEPHCSYVPESVKAGLRAVGGRVDCVVTPVRSVNVVGFPLVSGGSEAADLLECLNRPGLVIPLRNGELKQDGVSAGLLGTDGTTGEGFAALCDERFGAGKVEVRMPTPGVAIDF
- a CDS encoding DEAD/DEAH box helicase (expressed), which gives rise to MSSDEGKPATADGTEDANKEKHVFAAPAPRPPGGGSLLGLDRLAREKRAANQAKESAARKRTSMMEDDELGGGGGNDDDDKPMGQQSTTARGGTLGNNPSKRQFRGHRVETPSHPGGLNEEARREIDERRKDRNRGVTARSQDRGRDRSRDSDRRGARDGDHRRRGSSRDGDAGGSSARGRRDDSRDRTGRGARGGGSYGNADWGQGFGGGGGGGGGGTARGGASDRTPGRDRAGMEAILARRKRGGNGDGGGDDGEWEETPAGAGATATASASPWTDRATDRFTSGGSWDFSAPQPASARNSAPTPGSSRASHGGSSSHRATFEIEGTPLGTPSYAANEWMNKPAQKTAVETYGEHIVDDDDGGGFRPMPAGGGASNAAEKDLDRAWYDDDEGGGGHGDAFNPFIGADDDQKVKQKEEAYQKRLTRRDGRPMTLAQSKKMAGIHADHNAWEENRMLNSGVVVRKEVDLDFETEEENRVMLLVHDMKPPFLEGKAWLSTKKAEMVLPVKDATSDMAMIARKGSNLMKEVRTKRDENKSRDRFWEMKGSKMGNVTGTTKKEDDEAAAAAEAQRKQAGDHYGERDADDEPLNEDGELDFRKGAKFGDHMKDKTVARSEFAKEKTMKEQREFLPVYGCREDLMHVIRENNIVVVVGETGSGKTTQMTQYMHEEGYSTFGMIGCTQPRRVAAMSVAKRVSEEMGCELGSKVGYAIRFEDCTGPDTIIKYMTDGVLLRETLRESDLDTYSCIIMDEAHERSLHTDVLFGILKKVVARRRDFRLIVTSATLNSEKFSNFFGSVPIFNIPGRTFPVETLYSKTPVEDYVEGAVKQALAIHIAYPPGDILIFMTGQEEIETVAYALEERLEQLTKVGTCPPLSVLPIYSQLPSDLQAKIFQEAPGGIRKCVVSTNIAETSLTLDGVMYVVDTGYCKLSVYNPRMGMNALQIFPCSQAAVNQRKGRAGRTGPGTCYRLYTEMAFKHEMLAMTVPEIQRTNLGNVVLLLKSLNVENLLDFDFMDPPPQDNILNSMYQLWILGALDNTGGLTRMGAKMVEFPVDPPLAQMLLKAEELKCSNEILTVIAMLSVPPIWFRPKDREEESDAAREKFFVPESDHLTLLNVYQQWKNNGYRTDWCNRHYIQGKGLKKGREVRAQLLDIMKTQKIQLISAGGDWDLCRRALCSAYFHQAARLKGVGEYVNCRNGMPCHLHPSSSLYGLGYTPDYVIYHELVMTSKEYMQCVSAVEPHWLAEAGPMFFSIKESHSSLAQSKARQREEKEKMKKEMEDKQAQKDEAARLQREKEAQRAATQRAQIVTPGRRSVPATPVVPSGSAAASGDDGDGKPKFSRPPTSEQRRREPARTPRRVGL
- a CDS encoding predicted protein codes for the protein MSGAPERELLTRFEVQKFLGKGSYGSVYRVRRLSDNKIYALKETNVRNLSQQERQDAVNEIRLLASVQQNTAISGFHEAFIDGNRLCIVMEYAPFGDLSRALRKRQAQRKLLPEDLIWSYFIQIARGLQALHSQKILHRDVKTANVLRMSGEVVKLGDLGVAKLMKNNMTNTQIGTPHYMPPEVWRNRPYTFNSDVWALGCVLFEMCTFTVPFEARSMEELRFKVMKGKIPALPQVYSGDMQKMVKWLMILEPSQRPNIDAVLDHPSVRRRAHLAPEPEPAVPQPTNAVGGEPSSAVTLGTIKVPKNLRMLKKRLPAPNYPDQAPPPPPAPVAAAPAQIPRPPVVAAPEPALKPHDDDAQSVRSSGSSGSGGSGGSGGSGRSGGSGGSEGSREDRPAVAHNDRGGYNYGRPVGVSRPNVGEYARGVKVPVSKQHDVAERKPAVARPFAAAGPSAAAARGIRPEMEARERLERGVKDLQSVREDAAARVERAKAVLARAGLVPAGIKGPGEKENVAADRLGALKNMRVNGAGVDAGDKVGVAGRRVGLSNREEGANRRVGLPPSQMGQGYGGVYAQRPQRRPAPSRNFYF